In Candidatus Nitrospira nitrificans, the following are encoded in one genomic region:
- a CDS encoding PilZ domain-containing protein, which translates to MVTRKFPRFPVTIPSTLVQRDKLRYNASVKDLSLKGCRLESVVQPFTGMQVELLIELPGEPTPIHISRGAVRWSGSQGIGVEFLTVAPTEQERLKRVVEQLSVTAGQALIIPKGTLPKA; encoded by the coding sequence ATGGTCACCCGTAAATTCCCGCGGTTTCCGGTCACAATCCCCAGCACCTTGGTTCAGAGAGACAAACTTCGATACAACGCGTCCGTGAAGGATCTCTCACTGAAGGGCTGCCGGTTAGAGAGCGTCGTCCAGCCCTTTACCGGCATGCAGGTGGAATTACTCATTGAACTGCCCGGCGAACCCACCCCCATCCACATCAGCAGAGGGGCCGTCCGCTGGTCCGGATCACAGGGAATCGGTGTCGAATTCTTAACCGTGGCACCCACCGAACAAGAACGACTCAAGCGGGTCGTCGAACAGCTTTCCGTAACGGCGGGACAGGCCCTCATCATTCCAAAAGGCACGCTGCCGAAGGCGTGA